The Gloeocapsopsis sp. IPPAS B-1203 sequence CGTAGCAACAGATTTACCAACCAATGCTTTAGCACTAGTCTGTCAAGGACTATCTTGTTTACCTCCGATCTCCAGTCAAGCTGAACTATTAGAGCAAGTTTGGCAAAGTCAAATCAGGGGTGAGGAGCGAGGGGGAGCCAGTGCATTGCGGAGGTGTCCTCCGTTGTAGCAACTGGCGTCGAGGGGCGAGTGAAAGAGTGGTTGGTCGTTTCTTAATTATGGACTAGGGGATACTTCAGGAATTGGTTGACTAGGGGGAATGCGTTCAATAGAAATTAGCGAATCCATGACTAACTTAACAATGGGGGCTGCAACTGTAGAACCGTAGGCAATTCCTTTTGGTTCGTCTACAATTGCTAGGACGACGTAACGCGGAGCTTCTATCGGCATCATTCCCACAAAACTGGTAATGACAGCACCACTACGATAGCCGCGACTACTTGTGTTAGCTTTTTGCGCTGTCCCAGTTTTGCCACCAATGCGGTATCCTGGCACCTGCGATGCTTTGCCGCTTCCTTGAAGCACTACTGTTTCTAGCATCTCAACCAGAGTTTGTGTTGTTTTTGGAGAGAAAACTGTTCTGGGTTGCGGTAAACTAGGTTGTTGAAGCCGACCTTGGCTATCTATTAATCCCCTGACAACATGAGGTGTGACTAACTTACCACCATTAGCTAAAGCAGCATGAAGTTGTACAAGCTGAATTGGTGTGAGTGAAAATCCTTGACCGAAAGACGCAGTTGCCGGTTCAATTGGAGAAGAAACAAATTTCGCTTGATTTTTTAACTGACCTCGTGCTTCAAAGGGGAGATCTATGCCTACAGTTTTTCCTATCCCCAGCTTTTGCAGCCAGTTGTAGTAAACATCGGGTTTGAGGCGTTGCATAACTTGCACCATGCCGACGTTGCTGGAGTGTTGCAAGATACCAGTAATAGAGAGAGAGAGATTGTCTTCTTTTTCTGCATTGCGGATCGACCAACCGCCAACTTTAATGGTGTCAGGATCGGGGAAGACATCATTGGGTTGAATGACTTGCTCTTCTAGAGCGATCGCGATATTTATTGGCTTAAAGGTAGAGCCAGGTTCATAAAGATCTGCCAGTAACCAATTTCTAAAGGAGTTGACGTCAGAGTTGAAATACTCATTAGGATTATAAGAAGGCTCAGAAACTAAACTCAAGATCGAACCATCTTGAACATCCATCACAATCACGCCACCACGCTGGGCACTAAACTTTTGCATTTGTTCTCTCAACGCAACTCGTGCAGCGCGCTGCAATCGGGTGTCGAGTGTGAGTTGCAATTTCCAATCCTCACCATGAACAAAGCCCTCAGGAATGCGACCGCTGAGTAATGCCCCGTTACCAGTTTTCCTAAACTCTATTGTTTGTGCTGAGCGCTCAAGTAATTGTTCCTGACTGTACTCTATCCCTGCCTGACCGCGACGGTCGATATCAACATAGCCAACTACATCTGCAACGACATTCTCTTGAGGATACAGACGCGAGTACTCTCGAACTAAATCTAAGCCGTTTGCTCGCAGCTTTCTAAGCTTGTCTGCAACTTCTTCTGACAAAGCTGGGGCTAGCCGAATACCACTTTTCTTGTTCTTAAATCCATCGATGAATAAATCCGTAATATCCGCCGTCGGACGAGCCAAAATTTTAGCAACATCAGTGGCAACGGTTTCTGCTTCTGAGTCACTTTTAAATTGATTGGGATGAACGTATAGCGTGTATACCTGACGATCAATCGCCAAGACGTTATCGTTACGATCGACAACTTGACGGCGAGGAATATACGGATTTACATAGGTGGTCTGTTGCTGTCGCGCCCTTCTCAGCAGTTCTGATGAATGCACAACTTGGAGATGATACAAGTTGCCCGCAAGTACTAAACTACTAGCAAACAATACACCCCACACAAGGATCAAGCGAAAGTAAGGTGTTGTTCCACTTTTTTGGTGTTTATTCAGCGTCTTCCTGGCTTTCTGCTGAGATTTTGTGCTCTGAGTGTTCATTGTTACTACTGTACGACGCCTGCGGTCAAAGCTACCAGGAGGGACTGAAGTAGGCATATGGCAAGATTCTTAAAGTTATGAGTGTTGAGTCGTGAAGTGTTGAGTTTAAGCAAGTTTTGAGTGTTGAGTTAAGAAAGTTTTTAATTCAAATTTCTTTCACTAGCTACTAGTCACTCATCACTCACTCCTCACTCTTATTTAATAACCGGCGGGGTTCGTATCAGACTTAGAATTTTTACGAGTCATAGTTGCCGAAGCAATCGTTTCATCAGGGCGTGCTGGGCGTTGAGGCGCTGGTTTGAGGAAAATTGCCTGCGTGGGATCGGCAGGAGCTAAGCCTGTTTCTGGTTGTTCGGCTTGCTGGGCAATTTTATTTTTAAGCACTTCACTTGCTGTTGTAAGCTGCCTTTCTTGACGTTGTAAATTTTCTAGTTGGCGATACGCTTGGTTCCATGCCCGTTGAGAATACACGGTTCCACTGTAAAGTCCTAGCACCGATGCTATTAAGCAGAAAATTAGCACATTAGAACTCCGTTGTAAAAGACTCAGGCGGAGCAACCATAATGGTTTCCTAGCACTGGGCAGAATTGGCACGCTATGGTTGCGAGTTCTATCTTGAGGTATTTTATTTTGCTTGGCTCGCTTGTCAGGATAACTTGCGGGAACAGCATATGTTGATTTCACAGCATCTTTCCGCTGATAGTTGGTTTCACTTGATTTATAAGCAACACTCATAGACTTTATTGCTTAATAGAGTTATTTAGATATCAAATCAGTCGATTCTGTCTGTGGCTAGCAACTGAGTAGCGCTAGCAACTCATATCAGAATCGCCCCTATCCTATCACCTAGATAGCTTTCAGTTGTCAACTTTCCCAAGGAAGAGATTTACACAGTAGCGATAAATCTCTATTGCTGATAACATCAATTACTACTCCAGGTTTGTTCGTGTTCGGTAGTTGGATATTAACATCCTCACTGACACCAGCAATTTTCTGAAAGTAGCATTGGTTAAAAACCTATGCCTTAAGAAGGAAGACGGTAGATCACTGATGTGATAGGTTATCAAGCTAATACAGTCACGATCGCACTTTTGTAAAAAAAGTCAACAAATGCGGTATCGTAATCAACGAGTAGATTGTTTCTATCGCAATTGGTGAAAAGAGGAGTTATGAACAAAAAAATCCTTGGTTTTGCTTTATTTCTAGGCTTGCTCACCACCTTGGGAGCATGTGACACAGCTGGTACTGGAGACGGGACAACACCTGGCGCTAGCCCAGAGGCTCCCGCTGCAGAACCTACAGTGACTCCAACGACATCTCCATAGCTATTCATTTATAGCTAACGGCATCTCACGGTTGGTCTGTTTAAATAGCTCTTTTCTCTCCTACAAAGCTAAAAGTCTGTTTCCGGTAGCAGTGCTATTTACTGCCTGTGCTACATAACACGACTTCTTTGCAGGAGAGTACTTTTTTGAGTTACTGTTAGCTAGTTCGTAGGAGAAAAGTGATGCATATCCGACTAAATTTCTTTTGATTAATAAAATCAAACAATTAAGAGACTTTTTAATAGAAAAAGTTATTAATTATAAATTATACTCTATGAGTGACGACTCAAATATCTAAACATTGAAATACGAGCAGAAACCCTACAATCCTACTGAGTCCGTTTTGCTAAATTTCCTCAGATTATTGACAATAAGAACAAGTCAGCCAAAGATGCATCATCCTGCAAACAGTTAATGGGTTATGCTCAAAGTTATCAGTAGATTAAGTCTGAGTACTAGTGTAGGTCTTGTGCTGGGATGGCAAGCTGCGTCAGTGTTGGCATTACCACCTCCAGAAGACATACCAGAAGAAGTGCTGCGTACAGAAATTATCACAGATGCGCGATCGCCTATTGATGGCAAACAACTGACGGCAGCAGAATATGCAGATTTGCAAGCTCAGTTGCAAAGCCGCCCAGTAACTCCCCCTCTTTCCCCTCAAGTGAGAGAAACAATTACCCTTCTGCGTCTGCGGCGCTTAATTCGGACATTAATTCCTTTTTTACCAATTTAAATATAAAAAGCTCTTGTGCTGTAGTTATGATGAGTACGGTTATTGAGGACTGCTGAGCAGTTGGTTGCTGATCTTGATACAGCAAAAGATTGCAAATAAATGTAAAGAATATGTATAAATATGACGATAGAAATAACAAATTTGTTTTAGGTAAGGTAGTTTCATGTCTATAACCATCGCCCCAGATCAGGTTGAGCGCATTGTTTGGAACCAACATCACGATCCATTTGAAGTGCTTGGTTGTCATACAGTAGAACAAGATGGCAAAACCGTGTGGGTGGTGCGAGCTTATTTACCGAGTGCAAGTGCAGCCTGGGTAATTCGTCCTGAAGAGCGAATTGAATATCAAATGCATCCGGTGCATCATCCCCATTTCTTTGAGTGTACGATCGACGTTCCCGAATTAGCAAACTACCAGTTAAAAATCAAAGAAGGCGAATACGAACGAGTCATTTACGATCCTTATGCTTTTCGTTCGCCACGGTTAACCGATTTTGACCTGCATTTGTTTTCTGAGGGCAATCACCATCGCATTTATGAAAAACTAGGGGCGCATCCGACAAGTATTGATGGCGTTCAAGGAGTTTATTTTGCAGTTTGGGCACCAAATGCGCGTAACGTCTCTATCTTGGGAGATTTTAATGAATGGGATGGGCGCAAGCATCAGATGCGTAAAGGCGCTACAGGAATTTGGGAATTGTTTATTCCGGAAATAGGAGTAGGCGATCGCTATAAATACGAAATTAAAAACTTTGACGGTCACATTTACGAAAAATCCGATCCCTACGGTTTTCAACAAGAAGTCCGCCCAAAAACCGCATCAATTGTTGCCGATCTCAATGCTTACTCCTGGAATGATGCACAATGGATGGAGCATCGACGTCATAGTGATGCTTTAACACAGCCAATTTCAGTTTACGAAGTTCACTTGGGTTCTTGGTTACACGCTGCTTCAGCAGAACCCGCAACATTGCCTGATGGAGCAACTGAACCTGTTGTTCCTGTTTCCGAACTACAACCAGGGGCGCGGTTTTTGACTTACCGCGAACTTGCGGCTAAACTGATTCCTTACGTCAAGGACTTGGGCTACACTCATATCGAACTACTGCCAATTGCAGAACATCCCTTCGATGGATCTTGGGGCTATCAAGTCACTGGTTACTATGCTTGTACCTCACGCTATGGCAGTCCGGAAGATTTGATGTACTTTATCGACCAATGTCATCAAAACAATATTGGCGTCATTATTGATTGGGTTCCTGGACACTTCCCCAAAGATGGGCATGGTTTAGCTTTCTTTGACGGCACACATCTTTACGAACACGCAGATCCCCGCAAAGGCGAACATAAAGAATGGGGAACTTTAGTCTTTAATTACAGCCGCCACGAAGTCAGAAACTTTTTAGTTGCTAACGCTTTATTCTGGTTTGATAAATATCACATTGATGGTATGCGAGTTGATGCCGTTGCTTCAATGCTATACCTCGATTATTGCCGCAAACCAGGTGAATGGCTACCTAACCAGTATGGGGGGCGAGAAAATATTGAAGCTGCTGAGTTTCTTCGGCAAGCAAATCACGTTATTTTTAGTTATTTTCCTGGTATTCTTTCCATTGCAGAAGAGTCTACCGACTGGCCTATGGTATCATGGCCCACATATACGGGTGGATTAGGCTTTAACTTGAAGTGGAACATGGGTTGGATGCACGATATGCTGGACTATTTCAGCATGGACCCGTGGTTCCGTCAGTTTCATCAAAATAACGTCACGTTCAGCATCTGGTATCACCACAGCGAAAACTTCATGTTAGCTCTGTCTCACGATGAAGTTGTACATGGCAAGAGCAATATAATTGGCAAAATGCCAGGCGATCGCTGGCAGAAGTTCGCAAACGTGCGCTGTTTGTTTGCTTACATGTTTGCCCATCCTGGTAAGAAAACGCTGTTTATGGGGATGGAGTTTGGACAGTGGAGCGAGTGGAATGTTTGGGGCGATTTAGAGTGGCACTTATTGCAGTATGAGCCGCACCAACAGCTAAAGCGATTTATGAAAGACCTCAACCAGCTTTACTGCACGGAATCTGCTTTACATACGCAAGATTTTGGACAAGCAGGATTTGAATGGATTGACTGTAGTGACAACCGCCATAGTGTGGTTTCATTCATTCGTCGCGGCAAAGAACCGGAAGATTTTGTTATTGCTGTTTGCAATTTCACCCCTCAGCCACATTCGCATTACCGCATTGGTGTTCCTGAATTTGGATTTTATACAGAAATCTTTAATAGTGATGCTCGTGAATATGGTGGTAGCAATATGGGTAATCTAGGTGGTAAATGGTCTGAGGAATGGTCTTACCACAATCACCCTTACTCAATTGACTTGTGTCTACCACCTTTGGGTGTACTTATTTTGAAACTCGATCAAGAGAAAACAGCAGAAGCTTTAAAGAGGTAGGAGCAAAAAATGCGTGGCGAATAAATTTGTAACTAAACAAACGTAGACGCGTAGCGGCTTCCCGCAGGATAGTTCACCTCCGTGGA is a genomic window containing:
- a CDS encoding penicillin-binding protein 2, which encodes MPTSVPPGSFDRRRRTVVTMNTQSTKSQQKARKTLNKHQKSGTTPYFRLILVWGVLFASSLVLAGNLYHLQVVHSSELLRRARQQQTTYVNPYIPRRQVVDRNDNVLAIDRQVYTLYVHPNQFKSDSEAETVATDVAKILARPTADITDLFIDGFKNKKSGIRLAPALSEEVADKLRKLRANGLDLVREYSRLYPQENVVADVVGYVDIDRRGQAGIEYSQEQLLERSAQTIEFRKTGNGALLSGRIPEGFVHGEDWKLQLTLDTRLQRAARVALREQMQKFSAQRGGVIVMDVQDGSILSLVSEPSYNPNEYFNSDVNSFRNWLLADLYEPGSTFKPINIAIALEEQVIQPNDVFPDPDTIKVGGWSIRNAEKEDNLSLSITGILQHSSNVGMVQVMQRLKPDVYYNWLQKLGIGKTVGIDLPFEARGQLKNQAKFVSSPIEPATASFGQGFSLTPIQLVQLHAALANGGKLVTPHVVRGLIDSQGRLQQPSLPQPRTVFSPKTTQTLVEMLETVVLQGSGKASQVPGYRIGGKTGTAQKANTSSRGYRSGAVITSFVGMMPIEAPRYVVLAIVDEPKGIAYGSTVAAPIVKLVMDSLISIERIPPSQPIPEVSPSP
- the glgB gene encoding 1,4-alpha-glucan branching enzyme, which translates into the protein MSITIAPDQVERIVWNQHHDPFEVLGCHTVEQDGKTVWVVRAYLPSASAAWVIRPEERIEYQMHPVHHPHFFECTIDVPELANYQLKIKEGEYERVIYDPYAFRSPRLTDFDLHLFSEGNHHRIYEKLGAHPTSIDGVQGVYFAVWAPNARNVSILGDFNEWDGRKHQMRKGATGIWELFIPEIGVGDRYKYEIKNFDGHIYEKSDPYGFQQEVRPKTASIVADLNAYSWNDAQWMEHRRHSDALTQPISVYEVHLGSWLHAASAEPATLPDGATEPVVPVSELQPGARFLTYRELAAKLIPYVKDLGYTHIELLPIAEHPFDGSWGYQVTGYYACTSRYGSPEDLMYFIDQCHQNNIGVIIDWVPGHFPKDGHGLAFFDGTHLYEHADPRKGEHKEWGTLVFNYSRHEVRNFLVANALFWFDKYHIDGMRVDAVASMLYLDYCRKPGEWLPNQYGGRENIEAAEFLRQANHVIFSYFPGILSIAEESTDWPMVSWPTYTGGLGFNLKWNMGWMHDMLDYFSMDPWFRQFHQNNVTFSIWYHHSENFMLALSHDEVVHGKSNIIGKMPGDRWQKFANVRCLFAYMFAHPGKKTLFMGMEFGQWSEWNVWGDLEWHLLQYEPHQQLKRFMKDLNQLYCTESALHTQDFGQAGFEWIDCSDNRHSVVSFIRRGKEPEDFVIAVCNFTPQPHSHYRIGVPEFGFYTEIFNSDAREYGGSNMGNLGGKWSEEWSYHNHPYSIDLCLPPLGVLILKLDQEKTAEALKR